The Neobacillus sp. PS3-34 genome has a window encoding:
- a CDS encoding ABC transporter ATP-binding protein: MSENPILQIKDLKVSFQSRKKWIPAVDGISFDLKDGEILGIVGESGSGKSVTSLTAMGLIPTPPGKIENGEIIFEGRDLTGLSEKEWRKIRGNQISMIFQEPMTSLNPLFTIGNQLVEAIRLHTKLSKAEAKVRSIELLKLVGIPRAEGILSEYPHQLSGGMRQRVMIAMAMACNPKVLIADEPTTALDVTIQAQILALMKDLNKKTDTSIILITHDLGVVAEICERVIVMYSGQIVEQGDVRTILKNPQHPYTKGLLKSVPDLRGKKDRLYSIPGSVPAPGTIQKGCRFAARCNEVFGRCHEESPDLYKSVIEGHEVRCFLHTVKERSDEHVGVTS; encoded by the coding sequence TTGAGTGAAAATCCAATTCTTCAAATAAAGGATTTAAAAGTATCATTTCAGTCGAGAAAAAAATGGATTCCTGCTGTTGATGGAATCAGCTTTGATTTGAAAGATGGTGAAATCCTCGGGATAGTAGGGGAATCAGGCAGTGGGAAAAGTGTTACCTCACTGACGGCAATGGGGCTTATTCCAACACCTCCCGGCAAGATTGAGAACGGTGAAATTATTTTTGAAGGCAGGGACTTGACTGGTTTATCGGAAAAAGAGTGGCGGAAAATACGCGGAAACCAAATTTCGATGATTTTTCAGGAGCCCATGACTTCATTGAATCCACTGTTTACAATTGGGAACCAGCTTGTAGAGGCCATCCGGCTGCATACGAAACTATCCAAGGCAGAAGCAAAGGTTCGAAGTATTGAACTGCTTAAATTAGTTGGAATACCAAGGGCGGAAGGAATCCTTAGCGAATATCCACACCAGTTATCAGGGGGGATGCGACAGAGGGTAATGATTGCAATGGCAATGGCCTGCAATCCTAAAGTGCTGATTGCGGACGAGCCCACAACAGCTCTTGATGTAACGATCCAGGCGCAAATCCTCGCATTAATGAAGGATTTGAACAAAAAAACAGACACTTCCATTATCCTGATTACACATGATTTAGGTGTTGTCGCGGAAATTTGTGAGCGGGTTATTGTTATGTATTCAGGACAGATAGTCGAACAGGGAGACGTTCGTACCATACTCAAAAATCCTCAGCATCCCTATACGAAGGGGCTGTTGAAGTCAGTACCGGATTTAAGAGGTAAAAAGGACCGCCTTTACAGTATTCCGGGAAGCGTACCAGCACCGGGAACAATCCAAAAAGGCTGCCGATTTGCAGCAAGATGTAACGAGGTTTTTGGGCGATGCCATGAAGAATCACCAGATTTATATAAATCAGTAATAGAGGGACATGAAGTGAGATGTTTCTTACATACAGTAAAAGAAAGGAGTGACGAGCATGTCGGAGTTACTTCTTGA
- a CDS encoding DUF6114 domain-containing protein produces MGGDAYSPFGLIILWVPLKLYEVAVAPGSILFVGFFLGGLVLLMGVLSFLMPKLSTLLGILAIFAAVLSIMGALGGFLIGTILGIVGGAMCIAWKPELAIPGSNDQFIPKNDVTIEIASGKEMTAE; encoded by the coding sequence TTGGGGGGCGACGCTTACTCTCCTTTCGGCCTGATTATTTTATGGGTACCGCTCAAGCTATATGAAGTGGCTGTTGCACCAGGGAGTATTTTGTTTGTTGGTTTCTTTTTAGGTGGATTAGTACTGTTAATGGGGGTATTGTCCTTTTTGATGCCAAAGCTCTCCACTCTCTTAGGTATATTAGCTATCTTTGCCGCTGTATTATCTATCATGGGGGCATTAGGGGGATTCCTGATTGGTACAATCCTTGGCATAGTGGGCGGTGCCATGTGCATAGCCTGGAAACCTGAACTTGCTATTCCGGGATCCAATGATCAATTTATTCCGAAAAATGATGTCACTATTGAAATCGCCTCTGGAAAAGAAATGACAGCAGAATAA
- a CDS encoding DUF6230 family protein → MNLATEAVIVGGQTIKKKLIMALVGGFLLLGSLLTVYGINGVAYAAPISGFGEFTVKFNKLVGTNFKLYGGMANGAKVKNLPVAVNEMDHATITGLEISKDIPALGIRVVITSDQPVQIDGLIQKATLINGSATFNNLTMSENYVGDIADPMQAVAQEFTQGANTITIENGDLKTLYLFQRTVSLPGMKVYFEKLN, encoded by the coding sequence ATGAATTTAGCAACAGAAGCAGTGATTGTTGGGGGACAAACAATCAAGAAAAAATTAATTATGGCTCTTGTTGGAGGCTTTTTGTTATTGGGATCACTTCTCACTGTTTATGGAATCAATGGAGTAGCTTATGCAGCGCCGATAAGCGGGTTTGGGGAGTTTACTGTAAAATTTAATAAATTGGTGGGAACTAATTTTAAACTTTATGGAGGAATGGCGAACGGAGCAAAAGTGAAGAACCTTCCAGTCGCTGTAAACGAAATGGATCATGCAACGATTACTGGTTTAGAGATTTCCAAGGATATTCCTGCACTGGGTATCAGAGTCGTAATCACTTCAGACCAGCCAGTTCAAATCGATGGACTTATTCAAAAGGCTACATTGATCAATGGCAGTGCAACCTTCAATAACCTTACTATGTCTGAAAATTACGTTGGTGATATTGCTGATCCAATGCAGGCAGTAGCTCAAGAATTCACTCAGGGTGCAAATACAATCACAATCGAAAATGGGGATTTGAAAACACTTTATCTTTTCCAAAGAACAGTTTCTCTGCCAGGTATGAAGGTATACTTTGAGAAATTAAACTAA
- a CDS encoding response regulator transcription factor, producing MSQSLNNHLNSLLNDAVNLLSVYKEDLLNEWDLINDSLIKTNKKSIPVFQFISEYLLSILQSSSQDLTHVNKLLENLQYEWNFRFGTSPQPEALLFHLNLLENSAHKILKSRIAFSSKLHPSIHYFFSKISEAMLYPLDKRDSNMEDIWNMKLKAPSLFIQWKDAVILFAEWVLRSQNFKESIENICFGFGYFLPFERCALFKFSNTDSVVIGLHGHHLINEEIKAISEQITNIPILNNSMVKLKSQGHEMKNFQPIYIPDAQTDFPEKYIKTFSLGSLIIVPIYVPSEGKIIGGAVLDQGPGIHFPLDRSLLPALMKFGQSSGELLSKFIEADLNSQELKVNTISLTQREIEIIKLLADGASTSEAAVKLYLSEFTVRDYISSIMKRLNARNRTEVAVKAIRMGIIE from the coding sequence TTGTCTCAATCCTTAAATAACCATTTGAATAGTCTCTTAAATGATGCCGTGAATTTGTTAAGTGTTTATAAGGAAGACCTGTTAAATGAATGGGACCTAATCAATGATTCTCTTATAAAAACGAATAAAAAGTCTATTCCAGTTTTTCAATTTATTAGTGAATATCTTTTATCCATTTTGCAATCTTCCAGTCAGGACCTCACTCATGTCAATAAGCTGTTAGAGAATTTACAGTATGAATGGAATTTCAGGTTTGGTACTTCCCCCCAGCCGGAAGCATTACTATTCCATTTGAATTTATTAGAAAATTCAGCCCACAAAATCCTTAAATCGCGTATTGCCTTTTCATCTAAATTACATCCTTCTATACATTATTTTTTTTCAAAAATAAGTGAAGCCATGCTTTATCCCTTAGACAAAAGGGATTCAAATATGGAAGATATATGGAATATGAAATTAAAAGCACCTTCTTTATTCATTCAATGGAAGGATGCGGTTATATTATTTGCCGAATGGGTCCTGCGTTCGCAAAATTTTAAAGAATCCATTGAAAATATTTGCTTCGGTTTTGGCTATTTTTTACCTTTTGAACGTTGTGCACTGTTTAAATTTTCGAATACAGACAGTGTTGTGATTGGACTTCATGGACATCACTTAATAAACGAAGAAATAAAGGCCATCTCGGAACAAATAACAAATATACCCATCCTAAATAACAGCATGGTTAAATTAAAATCTCAGGGACATGAAATGAAAAATTTTCAGCCCATATACATTCCTGATGCCCAAACCGACTTTCCGGAAAAATACATTAAAACATTTAGCCTGGGCTCGTTAATAATTGTGCCTATTTATGTACCTTCAGAAGGTAAAATAATTGGAGGGGCAGTTCTTGATCAGGGACCTGGGATACATTTCCCGTTGGATAGAAGCCTGCTTCCTGCCTTAATGAAATTCGGACAGAGCTCTGGAGAGTTATTATCCAAATTCATTGAAGCTGATCTAAATTCACAAGAATTAAAAGTAAATACCATTTCCCTGACACAAAGAGAAATAGAAATAATCAAGCTTCTTGCAGATGGGGCCTCCACCTCTGAGGCAGCAGTAAAACTCTATTTAAGTGAATTCACCGTTAGAGATTATATTTCAAGTATTATGAAACGGCTGAATGCACGAAATCGCACGGAAGTAGCCGTTAAAGCGATTCGTATGGGAATAATTGAGTAA